In the Primulina tabacum isolate GXHZ01 chromosome 7, ASM2559414v2, whole genome shotgun sequence genome, GGAATCTACATCAGTGTAAAATTTAAGAGGCATTCACCATTTCTCTTTAACAGGATTGTCTCACTAGGATTCCTTTTTTAGTTAATGTAGTAGCCTGTTTACTATCTGCAAATGAATTTCTTTGGGATTTTGCTTAAATTTTCTTACCATACTTACAACAAACAAGTCTGGCCTAGTATGAGCTAGATATATGAGCTTCCTTACTAGCCTATGATACATTTATATGTCAACGGCTGGATATTGATTTGTTTCGCCAAGTTTGTGATTCGTGTCAATTGGTGTGGATGCTAGTTTACACGTCGACTTTCTTGTTTCCTTCAAACGGTCTGTGAAATAAGAATGCCTTCGCTGGAGTGGGCTACATCAATTTCCAAAAAGTTACTAAAGTTTACCAAGTTCTCTTATCTCAAATTCCCAGGCTAGACATTTTTTCAGGGCTCGTTTTTCCTTTTCATTGTTACCTTTCATAATtatatatcatcaacataaaacaagAGAGCTGTTACTCCCCCTGAATATGAGTCCTTAACCCTGTTTATACACTATGACTAATATCACTTTGGAAATATACCAAACCAAGCTCTAGGAAATAGTCATGTGACCataaaatgctatgtttaactTGCAACCTTGCTACTTCTCGTATTCCTTTTGAACCTTTGAGGAATTATGATGAATGTGTCCTATTCTAAGTTACCATGAAGAAAAACATTTCTTACATCGAATTGTTTCAAATACAAGCAGAAGTTGGTGATAATGATAGTAGAATTCTGACTATGTTTATCTTGGCCACTGAAGCAAATATATCCTGTTGGACAACACCATAAGTACGCGCATGACCGTTATCGTAACAGGAAATAGCTCAATCAACCCCATGTTTGAATGCATTAGGCGCACTTAATGCTCAATAAACTACCAGTATTTTAGTTTCCACTTTCAACATTAATATTAGAATAGTTTAAGGTTATATTACAAAATAGAAtaatacaacttttatattgaATTTTAACAGTCTGAAATTCTTTCCCCAAAAGAATTCAAGATTCATTCCTTTTTCTCCAAATTAACTCGAATAAAATGAGTTTGTTTCAAATAACACCAAGATGAGccacatgaaaatatgagattgaATCAAAGTCAACCAAAATTTAGACAATGTTTAGCTTTTTTTATAtgtgatataattatataaacaactaatattataattttagaACTTTTGTGTTTTTTGGAACATGATTATCGATACATACATGTTTGGTTTTAAaattatcatgtttatatattattttatctgtTGTTTTACTTGACATAATTaagattatattaaaataaaaaagattatTTACGCTTAATATTTGATTAATAAAGCTTAATATTTGAATGCTTAATTGCTTTTTTAGAACCTTGGTCCTTGACCATTGTGAGTGTCTCGGGAAAAGTGTACACTTTATGTAGTTAACAAATCGAACATTTTGTAAAGCTTATCGATGAGGTTATTCTGTCGTAGACTGAATCAATAAAAACTAAGCAGACAAAATCTAACAAGTTTTGTCAGCTCTGACAAAGAATATGTTGCCTTCTCTCTTCTGGTCCTGGATAATAAAATTTGACAAAAAAACACATTTGTTTGAGCATTTGAGGTACCAATGTATTTTCATGTAGTATTGAGGCTTCTACTTCAGCTTATTGCTATTAGCTATTGTTCTTGAAAATACATGCCAAGAAGAAAAATGCTTGAAACCGTTGGAGGAAGATAATCAAACATATTAATCATTCTACTGTAAATTTTAGTATGAACTGCTGTATCTTTGTAGGTTTGAAATGCCAACTATATGTTGTTGTGACCATACGGAGCTTGATTATATTGACTTAGGAGACTATGAGACTATACGATTTCCTGCCTATGCTGGGCATGAGCATTTGTTCCAACATATTCATTGATTTTCTTTTCTAATTTATGTAAACCTTATATTGATGTTTTGCACGTACTGACGTGGCAGATACGGTCGCATGTATAAAGATGTTCGAGCTGCAGTTGATTTGTGCCATCGTGATGGGACATTAAAGAAGATGGTTGCAAAAGATCCTAAAAGGTatcctaaaaatcaaatacCACGTTAAATTACAGAATAACAATTGTCTTTCCAAATAATGCGTAACTGCCTGAAAATTTGCCTCTGTTTGCTAATTATCTTTATTAGTTTCATCAATAACATGACTTTCTTTGTTTGTGAGCAGATACTTTTCTTCTGACTCATATGGTTTTCCATCTTTCCTATTTGGTTTGAAACCGGGATTGACTTTCTGCGACTGCTAATAAGTTAAGGGACATGCTAAAATTACATGCATTCACCTTACATGACGAATCATCATTGTTAATCATCATTGTTACGTACAATTTTATCAGCGGTCAATCATGGCACGAATGCCACCATTTAAACAGTGTTTGGGTTTCAAAAGACAATGAACACTAGGACTTCTTAAATATACAAATACTCCTACAACAGGCTTGTCATCGGCTTCACATACTTGAGATTAAAATAGCTTTGTAGAGCTAAAATTACCATTATATGAACATGCTGATGGAGTATTCTCATGCGatcaaaaatatttcatgtcgCGTAATTTTTGAATCATATGACATGACTTTGGCATCTTAAGATGTACAAAAAATGTTGATATTACCACTCGTATATGTGGGGACTGTCATTTGGGAAACATAGATTATGGTTGCCAGAGCATGAAAATTCTTATATCAACCGCCATCATTATTTCATTTAATTCTCTGGAAGGATGCTTAATGTtatgaaaattatataaataaatgacAACAAATTGTTGAACTTCATTCGTACTAAATTTTATTTGAGAATTTCAAACCTCCAGGTCATGTTTGTTGAAAATGACAAGCATCCGTGGTTCTAGTTGTAACAAAAAAATGCCTTCATTAATTGTAGCTGAACCATTTTGGCAGAAATTGCTCCATTTATGCTCAATACTTGCAGGAAGTCGATCTTATGTTCTACGATCGTACTTATTTACTTTCCACACTTTCCGTGCTTCTTCTTGTGGCCTGATATGCTTAGAATCATCTTTGTCATAACCTGTTCCGAGCTTTGGCCTCTTGATTTTATCTTAATCCAGATCTCCATTACCTCACTTTATGAATATTGGTATTATTGAGCGATTTCTGTCCTTTGATATAACAACGTTTGTGCATGAATAACCTCTTGCAAATGACTAGTTCAAAGAATGGAAAGACCGTGTTGAGAGTTTTTTGTCACCTCTGCTGGTGAAGGAATGATAATCCCAATTCCAAGATCAAACCTTTATTTGTCCATTATTTTGTGTTGCCAGATATATCAATGAGGACATTTCTATAGTTCCCATGCTAAAGATGCTAAGAGACTCTGGTCGTGCTACATTTTTAGTGACTAACAGGTATTGATTCCATGAACCTGAAGCTATGTATATGTGTTCCCTTCTCAAATTTAATTGTGATCTCCTATTGTTTTTTATTCAGCCTTTGGGATTATACAAACATCGTAATGAACTTCCTGTGTGGCCCACAAGCATTGGATGGTTGCTCTGCCTCAAGTTTTGACTGGATTCAGTATTTTGATGTTGTTATTACTGGCAGGTAATAAGCTTTTCCTGATGCTTGAAAGTCTTTCTGCGGTGCCTAAATGATTCTGTTTTTGGCCATTTTAACTTATCACTTGACCAGATTTGAAAGAATGAAGTAGACAAGTGACCAAATGATAATAAATTGTCTTAATGATTTTGGTGGGACCATACTGTCTTTCCCATCACGACGTATAAAGCATCTCTATATGAATTCTTCCTCATAATTTTTCCCAGTTCTAGTTTATCTCTGAACCGAATTCAGAAGAGAACAAACAACAATAATTCATCTTAATGCTATTAATACCATGATTTTTCATTCATTAATACAAGGATAACAACATGTTTCGGATGGATTTTAGCAttcatttttggaaaaatttaGCCTGTTATTTTTGTGAGGGGGTGGCTGGGGGATTGAGTTGcaaatgactttcctaacttGCGTCAATTTATCAAATGAAAATGAGTCAGCAATCTAAGATACTGATGCCTCACTTCTATGGTAGTTCATTTCTCACTTCAAAATAGGTGTAAAACACTTTCCGACTGATACTTTGTTAATATTTCTCATAATGGACTATCTCCAGACACTTTTATGCCATTATTGTTTTTCAGTGCAAAACCAAGCTTTTTCCATGATGAAAATCGTGCTAATCTATTTGAGGTTGATCCTGAGTCAGGAATGCTTCTTAATACTGATAACGGAACCCCTATGCCTCAGGTTAGTTTATATTAGGGCTGGAAAAATCCCCCAAAATCCTTTAGGAGGGTTACGGGATGGGGATTGGGTAGAAGGGTTATGGGACGGGGATTGGGTAGGAGGAGGGTTGTGGGACTGGTCCCCTAGTTTATTTCATCCTGGTTTTTCTGAATTGCGTGCTACTTTTCTGTGAGCCGGattcaattttttaatttttcctagGTGGATTCTTCTCTGAGGCTTCCATTGAAGAACCTAGACACAAACTTCCAAGTTTTTCAGGTACATATATACCTAACAGCAGACATAAATTAAGTCGTTAAGTGAAAGAAAATCAGCAGGACTTAAGTTTTATTTTCTGTAAATGTTGATTCTTCAGTCTGCTGCTTTATTGTGATTCTCTGTTAAATTACATTTTCAGGGAGGAAATGTGGGTCATCTTCACAAATTACTGTCCATAGAGTCAAGCTCCCAGGTAAACTTTCTTATTTGTGAAGATGTCTTTCCATGTCTtgatgtttttattttgtttaaaatatatttgctATTTCAAATGTCATTAAATTGCCGAATACACATTTGAATGCATGAAGGGACACATGTCAATTTTCGATAATTGTAGGCATAGTTATCTAAAACCTTAGGTCGTGGATGCGAATTATCTGATGGCAAAGTTTTATGGATTCAACTTTGCTAATGAGTTTCTTCTTGCATGTGAGTCGCCTCACACCCTCATCATTCAAGAAACGAAGTCATTGAAAGTATTTCGCATTTTCAGGCCATGTATATCACTATAAGAAGCTATTGCAAAAATGCGGAATGAATTTTTTCCCGACTCTCGAAGAATATCCTTAACTTAAACCAAGttaattaaaaaacaaatgAATATCACTCCTATGCACTTCTTGAAGAGTAAATTTGTTTCCTGATAAAGTGTAGTTACTGAACAGTGATATAGGAAGGTATAACGTGTAACTTTTAATCCTTGGTGTTGCTATGTTTTTCATCAGTTGGAAGCTTTATGTCTTTTACATCAGTTTGTACGAATACTCATTTTCTCTGTATGAGTATTCATTTCTCTGTCACGTGTTAGGTGCTTTATGTTGGGGACCATATATATGGAGATATTTTGCGCAGTAAAAAAATTTTAGGTATGTTTCATTATTTCTCACATTATTGTGGTGCTTCTAtatgtgtattttttttttctggttGACTCCTTTAACCCTATACTTTTGCTTGTATATCCTAAGGTTGTTGACTTTTTAAGTAACTTGGCAAATAAATTGCATGTGATATGCCAAACATTTTTCCGCAAGACGAAAGTTGCCATGTGTTCTGTTTTTTCTGTGTAAAACTTGTTATTAAGCTGAATTCATAGTAATTCCAATTATTAGTATCAGGTGTACAGGAACTTTAATTGAATCTTGTAAATAAAGCGATTGTCGTTTTTAACCTAAATCAGCACAAGTGATACAGTTTTGGGAAAGAGTTTTGAGAAATGTATTTGAAGGTAGAACTAAATTGGAACTGGAGTTTAAGTACTGTCAGATTTCATTTTTTCGCAGGTTTCAATTCAGATGATTATTGTTTAACATTCTTGTAATATACCTGTACAAGCATCTTATAGTCCTTAGGTTTTGAAAATTTATGTTTCTTTCTCAGTCTGGTTCAGAATAATATCATCATTTGTAGGTTGGAGAACAATGCTTGTTGTTCCAGAGCTCGAGAAGGAAGTCGAACTTCTCTGGACATTAAGGGATACACGCAAGGTAAACAACCTTGTCTGGCTGACTGACCTTTTTAGCACTGCAGTTGATCGTTCAATGATGGGCTGAATGCTGCAAATACCAGTGCATTTGTCCATCTTTGATCTCCTAATATAAGATTTTTAGGCCTTGGAAGAATTTTATTTTGGGTGTACTCATTTTCTCAGTTTTCTGCTGAATTGATTAGATCTAGCGGTGCGACATTGGGTCTGAGAAAGTGATTCCGTTCTGTTTTGACTGTGTTCTCTTCTAGTTTTCATTTGCTCAATGCCCCAATTCCCTGATCTTGGTTTGGTTGTCTTTTTTATTCTGAATAAATCATGTACTACTTTTAGCAACTTCAAATATTGAGGAATGAACGTGATCACATCGAAGACAAGATACACCATCTAAAGTGGTCTCTCAGGTGAGACTTTCAACTCTTTGTTGTTCTTCCGTGGTGAAATCTGGCATTGCCTTACAGCTTCAGTTGTCAAAGTCATTCTGACCGCTGCTGTCCCATATTCATCTGTACTATTCGACATGTAAAAGAGCTGGAAAAGTTGTGTCCTCTTCTCATAGAAAAATCGTGCATCTCTTTTTAGGTTCGATGAGGTGAATGTTGTAAATAAGGAAAGCAAACTAGCCGAGGTTGAAAAATTGCAGGTTAGTGAATAATATGTTGATGAGTAGCATCAGATTCTTTAAGTTTTAGGAGAAGTATGTATTCTTTCTATGCGTAATTGGTTCATCTGCTTCAGATGCTGAAAATATCTTTCCTGAATTTTGCCCAAATTGTTTTCCTACCAGTCTCAGCGGGAAGAAGTTCGGTTGAGTCATCAAGAAGCTCAAAGAGAATGTCATCAAGAGGTAAGAAGTTGCTATTAGTTGCTTATCTTTAGCACATAACAAGGTTATTTTTATCCGCGATCATTCCAAAAGTCAAGTGTTACATGTATCATCAAATATGTTCAGTTTCACAAGGTTTGGGGACAACTGATGAAGACTGGCTATCAGAATTCTCGCTTTGCACATCAGGTCAGACGTAAAAAAATCAGTAATGATGGTGTGTTTCCTtttattgttgattttgaatcattTTTGTTTGGAGTTATTTCAGGTGGAACGATTTGCTTGCCTGTATACTAGCCAGGTTACCAATTTGAGCCTGTATTCCCCAGACAAATACTACAGGCCAAGCGAAGATTTCATGCCTCATGAACTTGATATGATCTCTTCGTGAATGATTCACCTCCTTGTATATATCCAGTTATTATTGGTTTTTCGGAAGCATAGTTTGATTGGTTTCCCCAGAATCATGGAATAGGTTTTGTATGATGGTATACTGTTAATATTATCCCAGTTGAAATGTAAATTGTTTATGATTATATATAATCTGCAGTTTGAAGGTAAACTGATAATGAGAACAAATGTTAACCGTTGGGGAAAAAAGATACATATcttacttttattattttttaaagatGAGATTTTTGTGTTCGaggaataaataaataaataaatggcaaaaactcgtgtgagatgtctcacgggtcgtattttgtaagacgaattttttatttagttCATCCATTAACTCTTTAGCTTTTTTAAGCTATTTCATCCGAACTGTTTATTCGTGGAGTGCGGTCGTTCTATTCATAACCACGAATGAATTCGATTGTCCAAATCGCGTGTGTTTAGCAAAATACAATGTATTGAAAGAATCAAAAAAGCAAGAGCAAATCAGACGATTAGCCTTTCTATAGTGGATGTAGTAGCATCAAACTTAGGATGAGAGGGCACACGTCAACCCGAAAGCCAAGGGGTTTTTGATCAAAGAGAAGTCTCAAACCTGATGATTCAATGAGAGAACATGGTTCTTCCCTTAAATCCCTTCTTGTTCTTTCAAAAAGGCGTAACCGATGACTATCCTTTCTCAATTCCGTACTTGATTGCTAGTGTTTCCGGATACCATTCCACTAGTGGATTGGAAGGAAGTAGGAGTGAAATAGTCTCACCGAAAtgattttttatgctaatagtattactttttattgtgaatatcggttctcataaataaatatttgtgagATCATTTCACAATaaatctattttaaataaataatagatGTCAAGTGAAAAGTGCTTTTGAATGAAATCACTACAACGATAAATAACATTGTAATGGAAGAACAATAGCTGGgtccaaattattttattcaaatggAGAATATAAACAAGGTGCCGTCATAAATcatcatttattattttaagaaactTTTTTTTTACGCTCCTCCACACATGCGTATACGGGAATCAAAATAATCTTCCGACCTTTTTTATTTGAGCCAACATCGACGGGCTCCTGTACAATTTACACTTGTGATTCAAGAAGTGGCAATATGATCTCCAGAACTACTATTCTGCACTCCCAATCTCTCCTTCTCAAGAACTCGTAGCTTAAGCTGCCCCGACTATTCTATACTTGAGCTGACCACAACCCCGTCACCAACTCGATAAAATGCAGCATTTATGCAGCGAGTGCGATAAACTGGGAAAAAAAGGTAGCTACGATTGAACCCCACACTCAACCAGCATCATCCTGTCTTTCTACATCTGGCATTTCCACCGGTTCAGGAAAAACATCACTCGATGATCGTTTATGGGAAGACGAATGAGTATTCGCTCCACTTCCACGTGATCCTACTCTCCCGGACTGTCTCAACCCACCAACGATCTCTCTATTTGTTTGGCTTGAAACATTGGAATTCCAGGATGAACTACGATGCCAACTTCTAAAGAATGCAGCAGTCCAAGACTGCTTAGATGGGGTTTGTCTCAGCGTCCCGGAGCTAAAACTTTCTTCCCTCACAACTTTGAAAGGGTTTTCCAATGCCTTCAGAATATGTCCTCATTGAGGGACGTCTCGAAGTTTTAGGATTGAGGCACGACTTAGCCACTATGGCAACGGCCCATACCTCTTCAAGAAGATCCTCATCTAtgataagagattgatcaacaATCTTAAGAATCAGTTCCTTGTCATGTTGACTAACATAAGGCAAATTACTTTCCAGCCATTTTTTGGCCTCTGAATCATTTAGACTGCTGAGTCCGAGTCTTCCCGTCACCAGTTCTAGTAGAACTTTTCCAAAACAGTACACATCATAGGTACATGTAATAAATGATGATCCTGGAATATTTGGAGCAAAATGTTAATGACTCCACGAAGATTTTtagataatttttttgatatcaGGGTTGCATTTTCCAGTCCCTAAAACATTTTCAGACTTGACTAGTGTAGATCCAAGACTAAAATTACAAACTCATTACAACCACGGAATGGAAAATACAATCTTGCTGAAAAAAGAGGAGTATTCTTACCAGAAGGTCGTTTATCCAAAGTCCTGCACATTGTCAAGAGAAAGGGTGTTaaaaaaatgaagggaaaaAGCAGAGTATGTCACGCACAGTTTCACCGAGATACGAAGACAAAGGGAtgaagtttttataaaataacatacTGTGGTGTTTGAAGCAACCTCGAGATCAAATTTGGTGGATTAGCTGCTCCTTGAGCACTAACTTCACTCAAACTTCCAAGCCTCACCTCATATTTGTCATCGAGTAGGATACTGCTAGTTTGAATAGTCTCTTCATAAACCAATAATACATAAGTTGATAACGGTTCTGTGATATAAGTAAGTAAACAACAGACTATATATTTTTCACGCAAGCGAATTTCAGACCTATTTTTGTAGTTCCGACTGATCAAATTTCaagattcaaaatgaatttCAGTTAGCTACTCATGGGTATGCTGAGAAAACATTGTGGTTTTAAAGTTTTCCATACCTATGGATAATAGGAGGGGTGCATTCGTGATGTAAGTAAGATAGGGCCTCAGCAGCTCCTATAGCTATTTTCCATCTCGTAATCCAGTCCAAAGACCGTACCTCTTCTACCTCTTCTTCTGTATGTATTAACTTGTAAAAAGAATTGGACAAATCCTCATTTGGCATATATTTGTAAACCAAGATCTTCTCATTTTCGTCCTCTAAGCAGTGTCCCACGAGTGGAACCAACCTCCTATGTCTCACTTTACTGAATAAATCCAATTCTGACACGAATGATTCTTTCCTGAAGGAACGTAAGTCTACTTTCTTGATAACTACAAGCCGCTCATCCTCAAGTTTTCCACTAAATAAGTGTCCCGAATGACCTCGTTTGATGAGGTTCTCATTACTGAAATTGCATGTCGCTTGGACCATCTGCTCATATGTAAATGATTCTCCCAGGTTAGACAAATCAATGGATGCATCAGTGGGTGGGTCGTTACCTTTTCCTATATCATGCTCAACACTTCTACTCCCTGTTACTTGATTTTTACTCCTAGAGTTGCGTTTCCTCAGACCCAACAACAGTCcgaatattgaaaatataacAACGCCAAGCCCACCAAAAATGCCTATCACTATATATATCAATCCTTTCCTTCTCTTGTGCTTCTCTTTCTTTGGACTTCCATCAGGCTCGGCATTATCGTTATACGCTAGTCCTTTTTCTGCATAGAAGTCTGCGCAAGTCTCTGAATTTCTTTGATCTCCTACGTTAGAAAAACAATTGTTGGAAAGTAGAACAATGCTGCTTATGCTTGCATTGGGAGCTAATCCTTCAAAGTAGTTGTTGGACACATCAAGGATGAGAAGTTTTTCGATCCCAAATGTCAAATCTCCATAAAATCTATTTTTGGAAAAGTTGAAGACTGCACCACTAACATTGAATGAAACATCAAAGATTGGAAAAACACCGGTAATATTATTCCTGGATACGTCTAGGTACTTCAATTGGGGCATTCCCCATAAAACATCTGGAAATTTTCCATCAAAATAGTTGATACCGAGAGATAAATATTCCAACTTAGTGAGATTCTGAAACAAGCCATCTAACAGTGAACCTTGAAGCTCATTGTTTCCAATCAACATTTTCCTCAAATTTCTTAATCTCCCTAATTCATTCGGCAGTGATCCCATCAAAGAATTGTACTCGAGATCAAGTTCTATAAGTTGGGAGAGGTTCCCAAGTTGATTGGGAATGAAAGAACTTAGGCTATTGTTGCTCAAATTTAACAGCTTGAGACTTGAAAATGAACCAAAACCAATAGGAATTGATCCTGATAGGAAATTTGAAGAAAGGTCAAGATTACTGAGATTTACAAGTGCTGAAATCTCACTAGGAATATTCCCTGTCAATAAATTCTGGGAAAGATCAAGAACCGACAACGAATACAGCTTCGCCAGTGCAGATGGGAATATTCCAGTAATCGAATTATCCGATAAATACAAAGAATTGAGCTTACTTAAACTTCCAATTGATGGTGGAATCGAACCGTAAATTGAACTTGACCTAAGATCAAGGACTTCAAGATTAGGTAACCTTAGGCCCAACCACTCTGGTATTGGTCCCGGAAGCAAAAAACCTGATGAATTAAATGAAGATAACATCTTAAAATTGGGTAAAGAATCAATATCAAACATCGGATTGAGTTTCCCAAACCGGGTTCTCCTTAACCCGGATAAGTTTATCCCGGTTACTCGACCATTTTCACACGCTATTCCAGTCCAATTAAGACATGGATTGGATTTCTTAGGCCAATTTTTAGCAATGATTCCCAGTGATGATCGAAGCTCCAACAGTGCCCGCCATTCTGAATCATCACTCAGTGACTGAATCACTAACGGATTAagaaaaaacaagaaaattacAACCAAAATCTTGAAATAGGCATCCATGATTTCTACCCAAGGCCTCAACTTTGTccctgaattgttctgatcttCATCGTATCGAGCCCTCTTACTATTCTCTCTCTGacaaaagaaaaatgtaaatatggaaaaaaaagaagaagatggTATTCAATATGAAAACAACCACGCAATCATGAGCGCGAGTGAAAAATGGTATACGTACTGCTATAAATACGCACAGCTATATAATCACGGGTTTTGGTTCTTCATTTCAACACAAGCACTTCAACAAGTTTGCGCGTGAAGTGTGAAGGTGTAGATACGTGTTTGTGTGTGGGAAAATGTATTTATACAATGAAGACTGAAGTTTGCATTATTGATGGCGAGACGTATACTCGTCTACGGCCACAACtgtttgtaaatattttttttttattttcttgatgTTTACATGGCAGAGGGAGAGAGCCAATCAATGAATGGGGAGCCTGAGTTGACTTGGCGGCGCTCAGCCAATGGCCGGTGGCGCTGGCGATATATGATGGCAGATTGCCAA is a window encoding:
- the LOC142551589 gene encoding uncharacterized protein LOC142551589 isoform X2; translated protein: MHQQQGVSNPIRDWQFLLLIDFPSHVGKCIYNNLKKMRVPKARSLSLCLSIFSSPLTFREQSLYPLPSPRGPHFHSGVFCSSISHRLPSERKVNRSRGYSQLHTSNIMESKPLQLDGTGSREDDKYPLVWSSPGGRTIVRGKQIFCNRSLNMRNIVAVGFDMDYTLAQYKSETFESLAYEGTVRKLVNDLGYPKELLDWSFDWTYMVRGLVLDKKRGNILKMDRHKYVKVAYHGFRELSKEDKVAAYGNTLIRDSFDEPEYALIDTLFSLAEAYLFAQLVDFKDNNPGKIPAEYGRMYKDVRAAVDLCHRDGTLKKMVAKDPKRYINEDISIVPMLKMLRDSGRATFLVTNSLWDYTNIVMNFLCGPQALDGCSASSFDWIQYFDVVITGSAKPSFFHDENRANLFEVDPESGMLLNTDNGTPMPQVDSSLRLPLKNLDTNFQVFQGGNVGHLHKLLSIESSSQVLYVGDHIYGDILRSKKILGWRTMLVVPELEKEVELLWTLRDTRKQLQILRNERDHIEDKIHHLKWSLRFDEVNVVNKESKLAEVEKLQMLKISFLNFAQIVFLPVSAGRSSVESSRSSKRMSSRVSQGLGTTDEDWLSEFSLCTSGGTICLPVY
- the LOC142551589 gene encoding uncharacterized protein LOC142551589 isoform X1 is translated as MHQQQGVSNPIRDWQFLLLIDFPSHVGKCIYNNLKKMRVPKARSLSLCLSIFSSPLTFREQSLYPLPSPRGPHFHSGVFCSSISHRLPSERKVNRSRGYSQLHTSNIMESKPLQLDGTGSREDDKYPLVWSSPGGRTIVRGKQIFCNRSLNMRNIVAVGFDMDYTLAQYKSETFESLAYEGTVRKLVNDLGYPKELLDWSFDWTYMVRGLVLDKKRGNILKMDRHKYVKVAYHGFRELSKEDKVAAYGNTLIRDSFDEPEYALIDTLFSLAEAYLFAQLVDFKDNNPGKIPAEYGRMYKDVRAAVDLCHRDGTLKKMVAKDPKRYINEDISIVPMLKMLRDSGRATFLVTNSLWDYTNIVMNFLCGPQALDGCSASSFDWIQYFDVVITGSAKPSFFHDENRANLFEVDPESGMLLNTDNGTPMPQVDSSLRLPLKNLDTNFQVFQGGNVGHLHKLLSIESSSQVLYVGDHIYGDILRSKKILGWRTMLVVPELEKEVELLWTLRDTRKQLQILRNERDHIEDKIHHLKWSLRFDEVNVVNKESKLAEVEKLQSQREEVRLSHQEAQRECHQEFHKVWGQLMKTGYQNSRFAHQVERFACLYTSQVTNLSLYSPDKYYRPSEDFMPHELDMISS